GTGCTTTCACAGGTTCAGGTGCTACCAGTGATGCTGACAGAAAATCGACGAATGTGCGAACTCGCGCCGAAAGTTGTTGACGGGGTGAACAGGCCGCATCGGTATCGGCACCCGGCTCGTTAGCTTCCATACGCCATAGCCATCATCGGCCTGGCGGATACCGATGCAATTGTGCTGGGCGAGATGCGCGCTGATCGCCGCGCTAGACAGGCCCTGTTCGCGCGCCCACTCTCACCCATCACCCGCATCCGCGCCAAACTTCTTCCGATACGCTCCAGGACTCGTCAAAGCGATGCGCCGGAAATGCCGGCGCATCGATTCCTCCGAGCCAAAACCGGCCATCTGTGCAACGCGGGCCATCGGCAATGGGGTTTGCGCCTCCAGCAGTTCGCGCGCGATCGCCACGCGTTCACGCACCAGCCACTCGTAGGGGGCCATCCCGGTGGCATCATGAAACTGACGCTGCAACGTTCGCGGACTCATCGCCGCTTGCCCGGCAAGCGAGCTCAATGTATGCGGCAATGCCGGGTTCGCCCTGATCCAGTCCATCAATCTGGCGACACGACCGCCCTCGTCCTGAGGCATCGGTCGCGGGACGAACTGCGCCTGGCCGCCCTCACGATGCGGCGGCACGACGAGCCGCTGCGCCACCCGGTTCGCGATCGCGCTACCGTGGTCGCGCCGCACCAGATGCAGCAGCATGTCGAGCCCCGCGGCCGATCCGGCCGAAGTCATCACCTGCCCTTCGTCGACGTACAGCGCGTCTGTCTGTACACGCAATTGCGGATAACGTTGCTGCAGCTTGTCCGCGTAGCGCCAGTGAGTGGTGACGGTTTTGCCGTCGAGCACCCCCGCTGCCGCAAGAACGAAAACCCCGGAGCAGATCGAGCAAAGCCGTGCGCCTCGCCGGTAGGCTGCACGAATTTTGGCCAGCAGGGGCGCGGGCGGCAATTCGTCGGCATCGCGCCAGCCCGGCACAACAATCGTCGCGGCGCGATCGAGCAGCCGCAGCGAGTACGGCGCCGTAACAGTAATGCCGCCTGCCGCGCGCAGCGGTCCCGGCTCGACTGCGCATACTGCGAAGCGATACCACTCCCGCTCGAGCTCCGGACGCTCGAGTGCGAACAGTTCGGTAACGCAGCCGAATTCGAAGGTACAGAGCCGGTCGTAAACCAGCGCGGCGACGAGATGATCTTGCATGGCGTGATGTTACCGTAGATTGACGATCACGCCACTTCTCCGGTGACTCGCCATCCGCAACAATGAAGGCTCATCCACCGCTAACAGGAGTTCCTTCATGTCGCCCGCTGACAGCCTCGACCCAGTAACCGCCATCGCCGCAGCCGACAGCGCTGCCGCCCTCGCCCATTTCCAGGCATCGCTTCGCTTCGAAACCGACTGCTCGGATGTGTTTGCCGCGTGCGCCACAGGGAAACCCGCTTTCGTGCTGCTCGACGTGCGCAGTCCAGCGTTATATTTACAGGCACATATCGCCGGTGCGATCAATCTTCCGCACGGAAAAATCGTCGCCTCGAAGCTCGTGGATTACCCTGACGACACGCTGTTCGTCACCTATTGTGCCGGGCCCCACTGCAACGGCGCCACGCGCGGCGCCATCCGTCTCGCCCAGCTGGGGCGGCCGGTCAAAGTGATGATCGGTGGTGTGACCGGTTGGCTCGACGAAGGCTTCGAACTGATGTCAGGGAATGCTTAGGAAATACCTCTTCAAAACTCTCCCAAACCCTGAAAATCTATTAAAAAAATCCTCACAATAAATTAAACAAATCCTGCCAGCGGTCGATAACCAGTTGAGCTGTTCCCCCCTATTCGGCTGGACTAAACATGCCTGGCACATACAACTTCTGGCTGGTAGGCGCCTCGTTCGTCGTAGCGACCCTCGCGTCCTACACCGCACTCGACCTCACCGGCCGCATTTCTCTGCTCGCCTCGTCACGCCTGCGGCATGCATGGCTCGCCGGCGGCGCGGGAGCAATGGGCGTCGGCATCTGGTCGATGCACTTCATCGCCATGCTGGCGCTGTCACTGCCCATTCCGCTCGGCTACGATTTCCCGCTGACCGCACTCTCGCTCGCCATCGCCGTGGGCGTGTCGTATCTGGCGCTGCTCTCCACGACGCGTGCGCAGCTGACGCTCACGCACCTCGCGACCGGCAGCGTGCTGCTGGGTCTCGGCATTGCGGGCATGCACTACACCGGCATGGCGGCAATGCGCATGCAACCCGGCATCGACTATCAGCCGGCCTGGTTCTGCGCATCGATTGCGATCGGGATCGGCGCCTCGATGGCCGCGTTGCTGATCGCGCGCCGGCTGCGCAACGACGGCGAGCGCAACGTCACGCGCTGGCGTGTCGGCGCGGCGCTGGTCATGGCCGTCGCCATCAGCGGCATGCACTATGCCGGCATGGAAGCGGCGCACTTTCCTGTAGGTGCCATCTGCGGTGCCGCCAAAGGCGTGAATACCGAATGGCTCGCGACAGCCGTGATCCTGTTCACCTTCGCAATCCTGATCGTTACGCTGATGCTGTCCCGCTTCGACGCCCGCACCACCTTCCTCGCCAGCGCCGTAACCAACCTGAACGGACAGATCGTGCGCCTCGCCACGCTCGACACGCTGACCGGACTGCCGAACCGCACCACGCTCACAGAACGGATCCAGTCGGCCATCGAACTGGCAGGCCGCCGCCACAATGTCTTCGCAGTCCTGTTCATGGATCTGGACGGCTTCAAGACCATCAACGACTCGCTCGGCCATTCCGTCGGCGACCAGGTGCTGGCCGCCTTTGCGCAGCGCCTGCAAGCCTGCGTGCGCGCCACCGACACCGTGGCGCGGCTGGGCGGCGACGAATTCGTGGTGCTCGCGGAAAATCTGGTGGCGCGCCAGGACGCCCGCCTGATCGCAGAGAGCGTCCTCGAACGCATGCGCGAAGGCGTGTGGAACGACAACGAGCCGCTGCAGGTCATGCCGAGTATCGGGATCGCGCTGTTCCCGCAGGACGGCGACACCGTCGAGACCCTGCTCAAGCACGCGGACGCGGCCATGTACGAGGCCAAGCGCGCGGGCCGCAGCACGTGGCGCTTCTTCGAAACGAGCATGAACGAAGCGGTGACGCGTACGCTGCAAATCCAGAACGCATTGCACGAAGCACTCAGCACCGGCCTTTTCACGCTGAATTTCCAGCCTAAATTCCGTGGCGACAGCAACGAGCTGGCAGGCGCCGAAGCGCTGATCCGCCTCAACCATCCGGTGCTCGGCACGCTGCCGCCGCTGGAATTCATTCCGATTGCCGAACGCTCCGGCCAGATCGTGCAGATCGGCTACTGGGTGGTGCGTGAAACCTGCCGGCAAATCCGCCGCTGGATCGACGAAGGCCTGCCGTCGATGAAGGTGGCGATCAACCTGTCGCCGCGTCAGCTCTCGCAGCCGAATCTGGTCAGCACCGTGCTGGACATCGTCAAGAGCGAGCACGTGGCCTGCGACCAGATCATGTTCGAGATCACCGAAACCGTGGCCATGCAGGACGCCCCCAAAACAATCGAGATGATCCGCGAGTTTCAGGAATGCGGCTTCGAAATCGCCATCGACGATTTTGGCACCGGCTACTCGAGCCTCGCCTATCTGCAGCGCTTTCGCGTCAAGCAACTGAAGATCGATCGCTTCTTCACCAACGGTCTCGACGATCAAGGTCCGGAAGGCGCGGCGATCGTCTCCGCGATCATCGCGCTCGCCCACTCGCTCGATATGGATGTGGTCGCCGAAGGCGTCGAAACGTCGTCGCAACTCGGCAAGCTCAAAGCCATGATGTGCGACGAGATGCAGGGCTTTCTGCTCGGCAGGCCGCTGGCGGCGGACGCCTTCAGCGACCTGCTCAAGGAGCGGATGGCGGAGCTTTCATGAAATTCGACGTAGCAACGTTCAATTCGATTTGCCTGATGACGTTCTTGTGCAGCGGCATCGTTTCAATTGCGCTCTCGCGCATCTTCGAACGTGTTGCGGCATTCCGCTTCTGGTCGGCCGCATTTTTCCTGATGAGTGCGGCGGCTGCATGTTTCGGACTGCATCTGATCTGGAATACCAGTGCGCTGCTGGTCGCAACGGCCACCTTTAGCCTGCAGTCGCGGATCCTTATATGGGTGGGCACACGCGCCCTGTTCGGCGCCACCACGTCGCTTCGCGTTGCTTTAGCGGTGACTGCGGTGTTCTGCGTGCTGTTTTCTCTCGCCCATCTGCTGCACGCGCCGATCGTCGTTCGCGCTTCGCTGCTGACGTTGTTCTTCTTGCCGTGCCGCGCGCTGACACTCTATGAGGTCTGCCGCAGACGCCGTCCGGACCTCGGACCGGCACGCATGATGGTGGCGATCGCGAGCGTGATCGCGTGCCTCAACGCGGTCGTGCCGCTCACCCTGGTACTGCTGAACCGGGCCAATGCGTCGCTGATACTGGGCAATCCGCAATCTACGTCGGCGGTGTACGCGGTCGTGTTCGCCGGCGATCTGCTGCTGGTCATCGGCCTGATCATGCTGGCCTTGCAGCAGGTGCTTGCCGAACAGCGCATGCTCGCCAATCTCGACAAGGGTGCCGCACAGCGGCCCGGTCTGCTTAATCCGGCGCTGCGCCCCGAGGGGCCGAATTTGTCCGGGTCGGCTGCGCTGCCGGATTAGGCCTGGCCCTTGCTTCAGGTCCTGAGGCCTGATTTGATCTGAGCTGATTTCCCATAGGCCGATGCACTGCGCCCCGCGGCTCAGATGAGGTGAGGCTCCGTTTCGTTCGTCTCGCGGCCGAGCACCGTAGGAGGCACCAGCGCCGGGTCGCGCCGCGTCAGCTTGCCATCGACGGAAGCGCCGCAATCCATGCGCAACTGCTGGTAATGAATGTTGCCCGTGACGTGCGCATTAGGTTGCAGCTCGACAAAGTGATCGGCGATTACGTCGCCGACAATCTTGCCGTTCACCACCACGTCGTAACCATGCACGTTGCCCTCGATCGACCCGCGATCGCTCAGCACGAGCAACGTCTGCGTGCCCGCCTTACCGTTGACATTGCCACGCACGTGGCCGTCCATACGCAGTCCTTCACTAAATTCGAGGTCGCCGGTAATGCACACGTCGTGAGCGATCAGGGTGGCGAGCTTGGTGTGCTGAATGCTCGTGGGTTTCTTCTTGCTGAACATAGGTCATCTCTAACGGGGAATGGAAACGTTCGTCGCGCTGCGTGGCCGGGCGACGGCCGGCTTGATTGGCCAATGGCCTGATTGGTGGGCACGTCGCCGCCGGCCGCTCAGCGGCGCTTCTGCCCCTGGCCGCGCAGAAACAGCAATTCGGTATTCAGGCGGCTGGCTTCGGCAGCTGACGCGTCAGCGGTCTTTTGCACGTTGGCGCGAGCCGTGGACTCCTGTGCGAGCGCGAGGCGCGTGCGCTCCAGTTCTGCCTGCACTGCGTCCGGCGAAACCGGCACGCTTGCACACCCTGCCGGCACCGCGGCGTGCTGCGAGTCACGCCACCGCATTGCCGTAGCGCCCATAGCAACACCGCACGCAAGCACGCCGGCCCAGATCGCCACGCGAGCGACGCGCGAGCGCACCGGCTGCAGCGTATAGGCACGCTGCGTGAGACTGCCCGCGGCGCGGGCCGAACGAAGATCAACCATGGGACGTGGCGCCGAACAGCGCAAGGTAGGCGGTCGGATCAACCGGGGCGCCGTTCACCAGTACTTCGAAGTGCAGATGCGGCCCGGTGGAGCGGCCAGTGGTACCGATGTCCGCGACGTGCTGGCGCGGCAGCACCAGATCGCCTTCGTGGACGAGGATGCGCGACGCGTGACCGTAGCGCGTGATGAGACCGTTGCCGTGATCGATCTCCACCGCATTGCCGTAGCCGCCCTTCGGACCGGCATAGACCACGCGGCCACCGGCCGCGGCAAGAATCGGCGTACCGCTCGGTGCGACCAGATCGACGCCAGGATGAAAACTGAGCTTATGCGTAAACGGATCGATGCGGTTGCCGAACGGCGAACCGAAGCGCGCGCCATCGGCCGGCATGCGGCCAGGAAACGCGCTGAAGGCGACCTCGTGCACATCCGTCTCATGCTCGAGCGCGGAAAGCGTCGCACGCATGCAATCGAGCTGCTGCTGGGTCGAAGCCGCATCGCCACGCGAAGGCCGCGTAGCGATTTCGACGCAGCGCCGCGGCGGCAGCGACGGGCCGCCTTCGCCATCCGCATCCGAGGTGTCCTGATCCGCTGGATTAGCCGGCGCGCGCGGCGGCGCTTTCGGTGTGTTCAGGCGGGACTCGAAATCGCGCAGCGCGCCGACCTGCGTCGTCAGGCGCTCGAGCCGCGGCTCGAGCTGCGCCATCGAGGCATTGAGCTTGCCGAGTTGATCGATCGCATAGTCGTGTTCGACGCGGCTTGTCGCCGGCGCGCCCTGGCCCGTTGCATCGTGAGAGGGTAAATGGATGCCGATCGCCACCCCTGCGGCGAGCGACAGAACCGAAGCGCCTGCGACCGCCACAATCGCAATGCCAAGCGCCGCGCGCCGCGTAACGAAGCGGACCTCCCCGCTACTCAGCCGGCTACCGGCACCGAGAATGGAGGACATCAACGGCTCTCCGCCGGCGGCGCGCATTGCCACGCGGACTCGCAAGAGCGCTGACAAGCGCGGCGCGCAGACAGGACGGAGACAACAATGACAGCGAAGAGGCTAACCGGCATGCAGCATGAGTCGGACGACGACCGACGTGGGATGAAAGACAAGGGCGCAAATTATCCCCTCTCATCGTCGAGCATCATCTCAAATTCGGATGCCTCAGCAATCACGCAAGCTTGCGCTCACGCATCGACCAGTTGCCGCAATCGCTCGCGCAGTGCTTCCGAGGCCCGTGTCATCGGCGCGCGCAGTTCGTCGCGGATCAGTCCCTGGGCCGCCAGCGCTGCCTTCACCGGACCAGGATTGGGCTCCGAACACAGTGCCCCGATCAACGGTGCGAGCGTGTGGAAAATCGCCCGGCCATCTTCGAGACGGCCCTCCGTTAGCGCACGGTACAACGCCACAAAACGCTCGGGATGCACATGCGCCGAAGCGGCAATCGCGCCGCTGCCACCAAGGCAAAGCGTATTGAACAGATTCATGTCGTCACCGGCGAGCACCTGCAGGCGGCCGTCGAGAATCAGCGCGAGCGTCGTGTCGAGCGAACCGGCGCAGTCCTTCACCGCCCGAATCCGCGGATGCGCGGCCAGCGTCAACAGCGTCGCAAGTTCGAGACGCACGCCAGTGCGATACGGAATGTCATAGAGGACCACCGGCTTGACGCTGAGATCGGCCAGACCGGTGAAATGTTCGATCAACCCGGCCTGCGAAGGCCGGATGTAGTACGGCGCCGAGATCAGCACGCCCGCGACCGGCAGATCGTTCAACTGTGCGATGCGCGCGCGCAGACTCGCGGTGTGATTGCCGGCCACGCCGGCCAGCACCGGCAGCGCGCGGGCTTCCGCAAGGATGGTCGCCAGCACCGCATCCTGCTCGGCGGTTTCGAGCGCTGCCGGCTCGCCGGTGGTACCGAGCGCAACCAGCCCTGCTACGCCTGCCTCTGCATAGAAACGCACCAGGCGCCGCAGCGCGCCGTGATCGACAGCGCCGTCGGCGAACGGCGTAATGACAGGAACCCAGATACCCGAAAAGATAGACATGACTTAACCTCGAACGCGACCGTATCGATTCCGTTCAGCGTGGCGAGGGGGTCAAAAGCGGGGAAATAAAACGCGGGCCCTGGTGACTGTTCCGTCGCACATCTGACGGAACAGCAGGCTCCGGTCAGATGAGCAGCTGTTTTTTGGCTTTGGCGCTAGCGGCCGCGCAGGCAGACGCCACGCTCGCGAGCGCGAGGCGGGTTGCGGTTGAGCGGAGCATGTGGCCGGTTTCCATGCCCCGCAGTGTAACACTGGAACCAAAATTCCTTGACTTCTCATGCCGTCGTTCTAATATACGCACCGCGTACATCAACCCAACCCAAAGGTGACCGGCATGAGCGTCCCGCAACAAGCCTTCCTCCGCGACGCCATGCGCCGCATGAACATGACCCGCGACACCTTCGCGAGCCGCATCGGCGTGTCTCGCCGGGCTTTGG
The sequence above is drawn from the Paraburkholderia phenazinium genome and encodes:
- the ftrA gene encoding transcriptional regulator FtrA gives rise to the protein MQDHLVAALVYDRLCTFEFGCVTELFALERPELEREWYRFAVCAVEPGPLRAAGGITVTAPYSLRLLDRAATIVVPGWRDADELPPAPLLAKIRAAYRRGARLCSICSGVFVLAAAGVLDGKTVTTHWRYADKLQQRYPQLRVQTDALYVDEGQVMTSAGSAAGLDMLLHLVRRDHGSAIANRVAQRLVVPPHREGGQAQFVPRPMPQDEGGRVARLMDWIRANPALPHTLSSLAGQAAMSPRTLQRQFHDATGMAPYEWLVRERVAIARELLEAQTPLPMARVAQMAGFGSEESMRRHFRRIALTSPGAYRKKFGADAGDG
- a CDS encoding rhodanese-like domain-containing protein, producing MSPADSLDPVTAIAAADSAAALAHFQASLRFETDCSDVFAACATGKPAFVLLDVRSPALYLQAHIAGAINLPHGKIVASKLVDYPDDTLFVTYCAGPHCNGATRGAIRLAQLGRPVKVMIGGVTGWLDEGFELMSGNA
- a CDS encoding putative bifunctional diguanylate cyclase/phosphodiesterase, with protein sequence MPGTYNFWLVGASFVVATLASYTALDLTGRISLLASSRLRHAWLAGGAGAMGVGIWSMHFIAMLALSLPIPLGYDFPLTALSLAIAVGVSYLALLSTTRAQLTLTHLATGSVLLGLGIAGMHYTGMAAMRMQPGIDYQPAWFCASIAIGIGASMAALLIARRLRNDGERNVTRWRVGAALVMAVAISGMHYAGMEAAHFPVGAICGAAKGVNTEWLATAVILFTFAILIVTLMLSRFDARTTFLASAVTNLNGQIVRLATLDTLTGLPNRTTLTERIQSAIELAGRRHNVFAVLFMDLDGFKTINDSLGHSVGDQVLAAFAQRLQACVRATDTVARLGGDEFVVLAENLVARQDARLIAESVLERMREGVWNDNEPLQVMPSIGIALFPQDGDTVETLLKHADAAMYEAKRAGRSTWRFFETSMNEAVTRTLQIQNALHEALSTGLFTLNFQPKFRGDSNELAGAEALIRLNHPVLGTLPPLEFIPIAERSGQIVQIGYWVVRETCRQIRRWIDEGLPSMKVAINLSPRQLSQPNLVSTVLDIVKSEHVACDQIMFEITETVAMQDAPKTIEMIREFQECGFEIAIDDFGTGYSSLAYLQRFRVKQLKIDRFFTNGLDDQGPEGAAIVSAIIALAHSLDMDVVAEGVETSSQLGKLKAMMCDEMQGFLLGRPLAADAFSDLLKERMAELS
- a CDS encoding bactofilin family protein; the encoded protein is MFSKKKPTSIQHTKLATLIAHDVCITGDLEFSEGLRMDGHVRGNVNGKAGTQTLLVLSDRGSIEGNVHGYDVVVNGKIVGDVIADHFVELQPNAHVTGNIHYQQLRMDCGASVDGKLTRRDPALVPPTVLGRETNETEPHLI
- a CDS encoding M23 family metallopeptidase codes for the protein MSSILGAGSRLSSGEVRFVTRRAALGIAIVAVAGASVLSLAAGVAIGIHLPSHDATGQGAPATSRVEHDYAIDQLGKLNASMAQLEPRLERLTTQVGALRDFESRLNTPKAPPRAPANPADQDTSDADGEGGPSLPPRRCVEIATRPSRGDAASTQQQLDCMRATLSALEHETDVHEVAFSAFPGRMPADGARFGSPFGNRIDPFTHKLSFHPGVDLVAPSGTPILAAAGGRVVYAGPKGGYGNAVEIDHGNGLITRYGHASRILVHEGDLVLPRQHVADIGTTGRSTGPHLHFEVLVNGAPVDPTAYLALFGATSHG
- the dapA gene encoding 4-hydroxy-tetrahydrodipicolinate synthase, translated to MSIFSGIWVPVITPFADGAVDHGALRRLVRFYAEAGVAGLVALGTTGEPAALETAEQDAVLATILAEARALPVLAGVAGNHTASLRARIAQLNDLPVAGVLISAPYYIRPSQAGLIEHFTGLADLSVKPVVLYDIPYRTGVRLELATLLTLAAHPRIRAVKDCAGSLDTTLALILDGRLQVLAGDDMNLFNTLCLGGSGAIAASAHVHPERFVALYRALTEGRLEDGRAIFHTLAPLIGALCSEPNPGPVKAALAAQGLIRDELRAPMTRASEALRERLRQLVDA